In one Procambarus clarkii isolate CNS0578487 chromosome 87, FALCON_Pclarkii_2.0, whole genome shotgun sequence genomic region, the following are encoded:
- the LOC138358953 gene encoding uncharacterized protein, which produces MSTAQNVKVTLTDGSADSLQDFRVELESLLKALKNKVNLDESDWIIQVHMRCKLPSDVLDKLFVLYNKSSLTVKEITEGTTAKFLEEKRIKLADKITLDNLSNTGILIGSDVYHKFIKGKDEKQGMNLLPSAGGYLLTGPVLQLKQPTPVDYQHANPVMVALLGAQSPLQFRDMSEDELDPPVHKLLDLATLGIVPEQPSPDDDWTYKQYLDSVIYRDIQYWVKLPWKLNHPQLPVNHFMAQNQLKSQVLLLQRHPENLKLYHKIIKKQLDDKFIEVVTNDNPKEGHYLPHHPVLKNSVTTQLQRVFNCSAKTKQSSVSLNDCLQTGPNLTQRLYDVLLKFHIRTYAYTADISKAFLRLGLKEEDRNYIKFLWIKDPNDPNSELITYRFASVLFGATSSAISASSYLRHALEKVQ; this is translated from the exons ATGTCTACTGCCCAAAATGTAAAAGTGACCCTCACTG ATggatcagctgattcactccaagactTTAGAGTGGAGCTTGAGTCCTTGCTCAAGGCACTTAAGAATAAAGTGAATCTGGATGAATCGGACTGGATAATCCAAGTCCATATGAGATGCAAATTACCCAGTGAtgtactggataagttgtttgtgtTATATAACAAATCTTCTCTAACAGTAAAGGAGATAACAGAAG ggacaacagccaaattcctggaagaaaagaGAATCAAATTGGCTGACAAAATCACGTTAGACAACCTCTCCAATACTGGAATCCTTATAGgctcagatgtctaccataagtttatcaaaggaaaggatgaaaaacagggaatgaacctgttaccatctgcaggtggctatttgctaacaggcccagtattacagCTGAAGCAACCCACACCTGTAGACTACCAACATGCCaacccagtaatggttgcatTACTAGGAGCACAGTCTCCACTACAAttcagagacatgtccgaggatgagcttgatccccctgtaCATAAACTATTGGACCTGGCAACTctaggcattgtccctgaacaacctagtccagatgatgactggacttacaaacaatacctggactcagttatctacagagatatTCAATACTGGGTcaagttaccatggaagctgaatcaccctcagctacccgtcaaccattttatggcacaaaaccaattaaAGTCACAGGTGTTGCTCTTACAAAGACATCCTGAGAACTTGAAATTGTACCATAAAATAATCAAGAAGCaactcgatgacaaatttatcgaagttgtcacaaatgataacccaaaggaaggacactacctgccacaccaccctgtactgaAAAATTCAGTTACTACCCAACTACAGagagtatttaattgcagtgctaagacaAAGCAGAGTAGTGTTTCcttaaatgactgccttcaaactggccctaaCCTGACACAAAGGCTATACGATGTGCTGTTAAAGTTCCACATCAGGACTTACGCATACACGGCAgacatcagtaaagctttccttcggCTAGGTCTAAAAGAAGAAGACCGTAACTATATAAAGTTCCTGTGGAtcaaggatcctaatgatccaaacagtgaattaatcacttacAGGTTTGCATCTGTTTTGTTTGGTGCCACATCTTCCGctatttctgcttcaagctaccttagaCATGCACTTGAAAAAGTCCAATAG
- the LOC138358954 gene encoding uncharacterized protein translates to MALKVSNGKAYANMIGSSAVAGTVSSGDDLEVGEEGRKNLQPQRPPWLVAGEEPPHQGHGVTTSHGVTTSHVVTISRSIVNTILGIVTASNGIVITSHGIVTTSHGITTIHGITTTHCVTTSHGVITSHGVTTSHGVTTSYGVTSSVASSLSAMASLLAMVSPLVMASSPVMVSPPAMASSPATASPPAIASSSPDIASLPSMASSPAMASSPSHGVITTSHGVTTSNGVITSQGITICYRVTTSHGVTTNNGVITSCDVITSHGVITNYGFVTCHGITTSLESPNTHRCPYRDFDPCSKPPPPPSPAMAGDDAMAGNDSMAHGDTMAGDYTMAGGEAITGGDAMAGDDSMAVK, encoded by the exons ATGGCGTTGAAAgtatccaatggaaaggcatacgccaatatgattggttccagcgccgtcgcaggaactgtgagttccggggatgacctcgaagttggtgaagaaGGGCGCAAGAACCTCCAACCCCAGAGACCGCCGTGGTTggtggccggagaagaaccaccccatcaagg ccatggcgtcaccaccagccatggcgtcacaacCAGCCATGTCGTCACCATCAGCCGAAGCATCGTCAACACCATCCTAGGTATCGTCACTGCCAGCAATGGcatcgtcatcaccagccatggaatcgtcaccaccagccatggcattacAACcatccatggcatcaccaccacccattgcgttaccaccagccatggcgtcattaccagtcatggtgtcaccaccagccatggagtcACCACCAGCTATGGTGTCACCTCCAGCGTGGCATCATCACTATCAGCCATGGCATCACTATTAGCTATGGTGTCACCACTAGTTATGGCGTCATCACCAGtcatggtgtcaccaccagccatggcatcatcaccagctacggcatcaccaccagccatagcATCGTCATCACCAGATATAGCATCACTACCatccatggcgtcatcaccagccatggcgtcatcccCCAGCCATGGggtcatcaccaccagccatggcgtcaccaccagcaatggcgtcatcaccagccaagGCATCACCATTTGCTATCGAGTCactaccagccatggcgtcactacCAAcaatggtgtcatcaccagctgtgacgtcatcaccagccatggtgtcattacCAACTATGGTTTCGTCAcctgccatggcatcaccaccagcctcgAATCACCAAATACACACAGGTG TCCTTACCGGGATTTTGACCCGTGTTccaaaccccctccccctccttcccccgcaATGGCTGGTGATGATGCAATGGCTGGTAATGACTCCATGGCTCatggtgacaccatggctggtgattaCACGATGGCTGGTGGTGAGGCCATAactggtggtgatgcaatggctgGTGATGACTCCATGGCTGTTAAATGA